The genomic DNA TCCCACTTCCGAAAAAGGATTGTATTCCACCATCTCCCGGCGAAGGGCGTACGTGAACATGGCTCTGGCTGCCAAAAGGACATTTCGCGCTGCTCCCGGCTTTTTCGCTGCTATTGTTTCGATCAGATCTATCGCGTCCCGCCTGCGGATACCCGATACTGCCCGCTCACCCCAAACCGGTATCAAATGTTTTTCAAGGCGTTCATCCTGGTGCTTTACCGATCTCTCGACCAGATGAGTTTTGATATGGGCAACATATTTCGACTTCAGCTTCTCCACCGACAATTTTTCAGGCTCCGGGGGAGTTGGTTCCGGTTCTGGGGCTGGAGCTTGTGGATCGACACCTGATTTGACCAGTGCATATGCCTCAGCATATTTCTGCCGGGCATCAGCCAGTGGTGTGTCGGGAAGAGGACCGTACACCCCCAAGTTGAGGAAACGTCGCTTGTCGTCGAAGCGATACATGTAAAAAAAGGTAATTATCCCCGTCTTGCGGACGCGGATTCCAAAACCATGACCTTCTCGAAGATCATATTCTTTCGGAGGTGGGTTTTTGGTTGCCTGAGACTTTAATGCCTTAAGGTAAACATCAGTGAATTTGCCTTTGAACTCTGGCATAATTTAGGTGACTCCCGCGTGGCCTCGCGTGGCTTCCGCGTGGCCTCTTTTTGATTGGCAAACAGAAAAACAGCCCTAAACAGCGTGAGACACAACATAGGTTAAAAAGACATAAACGTCAATAAGAATAAATGGTTAGGTGTGCATGAAGAGACACACTGAAACATCGGGAAAAAGCCTCAGAAGGGTCTGCAAAACCTTTATTCAGCGGTTCAAATCCGCTCGCCGCCTCCACAAACAATCAAAGGAACTGGTCAAACTGACCAGTTCCTTTTTTTATTCTGAGCCCCCAACATCCTTCCAGAAGTCGGCTACGTCAGCCAGAATCTTCTCTGAAACAAGCTCGGTAACCTTTGAATCGTACCAGTCTGCCGGCATCGATCCGGCATAAGTCGCTTCCGTAAATCTGCGGTCCATTAGGATGATGAGCCCACGATCAGTTTCGGAACGGATGATCCTTCCCGCAGCCTGAACCGCTTTTGCCATTGCGGGAATCGTGTACGCGTAGTCAAACCCCGCTCCATATGTACGCTCGTAATATTCCCTCATCTGTTCCCGTTCCAGATCGTAGTTCGGAAGCGGCGGTCCGACTACGAAGGCTCCAATTGCCATTTCCCCCGGATAATCGATTCCTTCGGAAAAGGAGCCTCCCTGCACCGCAAATACGATTGTCGGAATCTCCCCCTTTAGCTGTTCCAGGATCGTCTGAATTTCCTGCGGTTTCATGCTCCGCCCCTGTCTTGCGACGGTGAATCCTGTGGCCGGTTTGAAAAGAGCAGCCACCCTTTCCAGGAAGTCGAAACTAGGAAGGAAAACAAGGTAGTTGCCGCGGCGCAAAGCCGTTATCCGCTGCACTGCCTGAGCAATTTTGGCGTAATTCCGCTCCCGAAGCGAGTACTTGGTGGATACCTGCGGTATGATGAGGAGCTTGCGCCGATCCTTCGGGAAGGGGCTCAGGAACTCGGCGGTGTTAGTTGTCTCCGTGTCCAGTCCCGACAGCCTCATGTAGTATTCAAAGGGCTTGAGCGTCGCAGAAAAGGCAACCACTTGACGATAATCCCTGTAACGTTCCCTGAGCATTTGTGATGGATCGCAGCAAGTGATCTTTACAGTTCCGCCGGGACCGTGAGGATAAAATGTGGTGAAGAATTCTTTTCTTTCCGTGTCGGCAGCATAGTCAAGGGCTTCCGTGAACTCGGACCAGTAGAGTGCGAGCTGCAGGACAGGGTCCTGCCGCCCTATTTCGGTGTCAGACTCCAGGTAGCGGGAAAGGAGCATCCGGAGACGTGCGTCCTGCTCGGTGAAGAGTCTGACTGGTGGATCGATAACCGTCGGTGCGGCACCTCGGCCTTCGCCACAAGACCTTATCGTCTCGATGCAGCCGTCTAAAACAGATTCGGTCTCATGCCTAAGGCGGGGCGGAAGCCTCCCGAGTTCGCTCCGCATCTTCTCAAGGACAACCGAAGAGAGCGCCGGCGAATAGCTCTCCATGGCCCTGGAGGGCAGGTTATGAGCTTCATCTATTATGAGGTTCGGCTTCCCTGTGTTGTCAATGCGGATTTCCGCCCCGCGCCACAGTGCCGAGCGGGAACCGAAGACATAGTTGTAGTCGCAGATGACGACATCCGCTTCTCGCACCACTTCAATCTGCAGTTCGAATGGGCATACCTCGTACCGCTCGCCTATCTGTCGAAAGATGCGTGCTTTCAGGCGCCGTTTCTTTGAGAGGAGAGCGGCGATTCCTTGCTCGTGGAACTTCGTGTAGTAGTCCCGGGCATACTCGCAGTACTCGGGGTTGCAAAGCGGCTCGTTCTTGAAGCATATCTTACCTTTAGCGGTAATGGTAAGGGCTTTCACCCTGGAGCCGGTTTGGTGGAAACGGCTTATTGCGTCCTCGGCGACGGAGTGCTGGCTGTTCTTCGGGGTGACATAGATGACGTTATGGCCCCGGCTCAATGCCTCTCTCAGTACGGGATGAAGTACGCCGACTGTCTTTCCGAGACCCGTCGGGGCTTGAATGAGCATCGGTTTTGCTTTCATCATCCCCATCTCGATCTCTTGCATGAGTTCGATCTGCCCAGGTCTCGCATGGCCGAAGGGGAATTCGAGACCCGCTGCTGTTTTCCGGCGACGTGCAGCACGTTTTTCGGCCTGCTGTGTCTCAGCGAGCAGCTCGTCGAGGCGACGGTCGAGCCAGCTTTCATAGTGAGAAATATCGAGCGACAGTTCGAGGTCGTACGACTCCGCGCTCCTCGACGAAACGAGATGGAAAGAGAGGGTGGGTAGCACCTTATTTTCCCGCCAGTGGAAGTAGCCGTATGAAAGTAGCTGAAGGCCGTAGGGGTGAGACATCGGGTCGTCTTCGAGCCTGCGCCGAAGTTCCCGGATGTTGAAGCTGCTTTTGATCTCTTCTATTTTAGGCGGGTCGTGCCGGAATATTCCATCCATACGACCTTCGATGCGGAACGAGTAGCCGCGGCGCTCAAAGGAGGCGGTCACGGCGACTTCGGCCTGGTAAAGACAATCAAGCCTCTTGCGTTCCCTCTGGATGCGGGCGTGTATCTCCTGCCCTTCAGCGGCAGATCGTCCGTACCCGGAGTGCGGCTCTATGCTACCCCGGCGGGGGGAGGGGACGGCGAAGGTGCGAAGCGGCAGAACGACTTCTATGAAAGCCACATGAACCCCGGGATGATATGCGCATTACCTGCCGCATGAGGGAAGGTGAACATCGAATCTTTGCAGTACAGCTGAGTTATAAATGGAAAGTTTGAATATGGAGGAGACGAATGTATCAGCATTGCCTGGACAAGTCCAGGGTCGTAGGAATGACCCGGAGAGTGGGCGCGGCGGGGTCCCGCTTTGTGTTTTATGACGGTGGTGGACGGTATTCGCCTCTGCCTAGAAGTCTTCCGGAATTGTCCTGACGTCTTTCGCAGTCAGGTAAAGGTCCAGTTCCGCCTCATAGCTTCCCTCGAAGGCATGGTTGATCCTCTTCCGCTGCCACTCTTCGACGAAATAATCGTGCCCCGAAGAGCAGACAAGAGGCTCGTCGCTTCGCAATTTCGAATCAAGGCAGTGTTTCTGTTCTCCGCACTGTGGGCACTGATAATGAACACAAACCATCGTCTGCATTAGTACCTCCTGAAGGACGAGGAGAGCTACTGGTCTGGAAAATGGATAACGTCGTAATTATATCATCCCGGCGACACGCTTGCGGTAGTTCTCCCTTTACTGTCTCATGCTGAACTGTTTTTCCTGGACAACTGTGGCGAAAGCGGGTATACCGCAAACTTCCTTCCCGGTTGAATTCTCCTCCGCCGCTACGGAGATGCACCTCATGCTGACAAGACTCTTTATTGTATTTGCCGTAGTTCCGGTAGTGGAACTCTATGTGCTGATAAAAATCGGAAAAGTTATCGGCGCCTGGGAGACTGTTGCCATCCTTCTGGCGGTGAGCTTCGTGGGAGCGTGGCTCGTGAAACACCAGGGTTTTGCAATTATCTCCCGGATTCAAGCAGAACTGGCCTTCGGTCGGCTTCCTGCCGCCGAATTGCTGGAGGGTTTCCTGATTCTGGTCGGTGGCATCCTTCTCCTCACCCCCGGCTTCCTTACCGATTTACTCGGTATCTTCTGCATCCTTCCTGCCGGAAGGCATATCCTAAAGCGAAACCTGAGGCGTTGGCTTGAGCAACGGCTTGACCGGGGCGCACTTGTAATCCGCCGTTATTGATCTTATATACCTGACGCGTAACAGGTACCAAGAGGCTGAATCAGTCATGGTGTCCTACGGAGCGATCGCAGCATGACTGGAGTCTGGAGAAAAAAGGTTGACAAAACCCCATACGGATGTATCATTCAAAAAAATTTAAGAGATAGACGATAATACTCAACCATCCGCGAGGATGGGGCGGAAAGCCTATAGGGTCTCTCAGAGACAGCCGGGTTGCCGAAATATCGCAAGGATATTCGGCCCCGGCTTTTTTGTTATCTTGATTTTTTAAATTGGAGGGCCTTAAAGCAGGGGGTAGTCCCCGTATCCTGCCAGACGGGTGAGCCTGAAGGGCATCCCAAACAATTGGTGTTACACGATAATACTTAACCATTCGCGAGGATGGGGCGGAAAGCCTATAGGGTCTCCCTGAGACAGCCGGGTTGCCGAATGTCACCTTGTCAGTCGGTCCCGGCTTTTTTGCGTCAGGAGAAGTCAACATTCTTAAGAAATGCAGCTAAAAGTCGCCCTCGTTAGTATCAGTCAATCAACAAGAAAGGCTCTGTATTGCCCATGCGCAGAACCGTTGAACTGTCTTCCCTTAATCGGGTCTATCTTCAAGTTTTGATTATGTTATTCCTATTCCTTAATGGATGCGCCGTTACAAGCAGTGTCAAAGAGCAGATATCATTTGTCCCAACCTACCCTGAAAGCGCTATAGAACGAAACCGCTTTTCAGTTGAAAAAGGTGACGACCTGATCGGCAGGTTAGCGATCATGAGGGTAGAAAAGGGAGATACTCTGCCGGATATAGCAAGGCACTTCAGCCTCGGGATAAACGCTATCAGTGCTGCCAATCCGGGGGTGGACGTATGGGTGCCCGAGGCAGGAGAACGCATCATCCTGCCCCTGAGCTTCATCCTGCCGAATGCCCCTCGTAAAGGTATTGTCGTGAACCTCGCCAGCATGAGGCTCTTTCAATATAAAGGGAACGGTGCAGTTTCCACTTACCCGGCCGGTGTCGGGACCAGGGAACGACCCACACCTACCGGTCAGATGCATGTGAAGCGCAAGGTATCCCGGCCTACCTGGTACGTGCCGGCTTCAATTGCCGAAGATTACCGAAAGAAGGGAGATCCCCTGCCGGCGGAAGTCCCGCCGGGACCTATGAACCCGTTGGGAGAATGCGCTCTCTATCTGAGTAAGTCGAGTTATCTGATCCACGGTACCAACAAGCCTGCAAGCATCGGGCTTAAAGCTACCAACGGCTGCCTGAGGCTCTATCCGGAAAACGTGAAGACACTTTACGATGAGACTCCTCTGAATACGCCTGTAGTCATTGTGAATCAGCCATACCTCATAGGTCAGCGCGGTGGAGTCCTGTATATGGAGGCCCATGCACCCCTGGAAGATTCGGGAGCTTCCGAACTGGACAAAATATTTTCAAAGCTGAGAGAGCTTGAGAAGAAAACGGGACAGACGCTGGACTGGAAAAAGGTTAACGAAGTGAAAGCGGAGGCCCGAGGGATTCCAGTTCCGATCCTGAATTTAAACGGAGCAAGTGAAACAGAGGCTGAGACTATAGAAATCAAGCACCCGGAGAAGTTGTACGGCAGCCCTGAAATCCCTGAACTGAAGCTGGAGGGTTGGTATGTTCTCGCTGCCGATGTGCGGGACGAGATCGAGGCTCGGAGAACTGCCGCCATAATCAACCACCAGGGACCGCCTATCCCGGCAAGGGTGTTGTCGAAGAGCAACGGCTACCGCGTGCTTGCCGGTCCTTTCAATGACATGAATGGAGCCAAGGACGCTATGAAACGTTTGAAGATCGATCTGGGAATAGAGGGTATTCTTGTTGAACCGGTAAGTAGCTTATAAGCAGGTTTGCAGGGCAATACGAGCGGAAGGGGGTGATTGAAGAGGGAGAAGTGCTTGTGGTGAACTAAAGACAGAAATTTACAAAAGGAGGAATGAGAGATGAAGAAATGTCTGCTGGTGATTTCTATGCTGCTTGTTTTGGCTGCCATGACGGGTTGTGCAACTTCTCGTGAACTTGAAAGGGTACAGGCGCAGGAGCAACTGATCGATGCGAAAGCTGAGCGGGCGTTGCAGGATGCACAGGCGGCCAAGGCGGCAGCTGATGCGGCGAAGTTGCAGGCAGATGCTGCCGTTGCCCGTGCCGACGATGTTGTGAAGTTGGCGGAGGAAAGGGAAAGAATTGCAGCTGAAAAGGAAAGAGTCGCGGCGGAAAAGGAAAGAGTTGCAGAGGAAAAGGCGGCCAAAGCTGAAGCTGCTTTCCGGAAATCGATGCAGAAGTAGGCCCTTTGGTGCTGATGATGTGGCAGGGTCGCGAGCCCTGCCATATCATCATCCACCAGTCGTATGTCCGGGCATTGTGAATTGCTGCGTTTCTCTAGGTCAGGCGGATCGTACAACAATATGATCCTTCTCAAGGAATTAGTAGATGAGGAAACCAACAGTATCTCAAGATGCTTTATGCTGCAGAGTCAGGACATCTTGGGCATGTAGGGGAAAAATAGGGAAAAGGCTAAGCCGACATCTTTTCATGTTCTTTACCTGGGGCCTGATGGCACTTGTCTTTCTGTCGGGGTGCAGCCGGCTGCAGACCAAACCGCTCTTTCAGGAAGCGAACGACCTCTTCAGTAAGGGAAGCTATCAGGCTTCCCTCGACAAATACGGGGAAATCAGCCGGAAAGATCCCGCTGCGGGTGACAGAGTTCTGTTCGAGATGGGCATGATTCACGCGCATCCGAAGAACGAGCGGAAAGACTACCAGAGAGCCTTCGAGTGCTTCGAAAAAATAGTGATGGATTACCCTGAGAGCGGGTACAGAAAAGATAGCGAAATGATGATGTTTTACATCAACACTGTCACTGTCAGGGACAAGACCATTGCGGAGCAGGAAAAATTTATTGCTTCACAACAGGCGAGAATTGAGGCCCTTCAGCAGGAGTTAAAGCGCAAGAAGATTGAAGCGGAGAATGAAATACAGAAGCTGCGGGAGGATATCAAAGCGCTAGAGCAGAAGCGGCTTGCATTCATACTTGCGAACGGGTCAGCTGACAGAATCCAGATTGAAAAAAAGGAACGGCGATTGACCTTGTACTCAAAGGGTGAGGTCATCAAAGCTTACAGGATAGCTTTGGGGGGGAATCCGAATGGTCCGAAAGAAAGGCAAGGTGATAACAAAACCCCGGAGGGGACTTACTACATCGCATCGAGAAACAGGGACAGCCAATATCACCTGTCGCTTCATATTTCCTATCCAAACGAGACGGACAAAAAGCGTGCAAAAGAACTGGGTGTTTCACCCGGGGGGAACATCATGATCCACGGGATCAAGAAAGGTTTCTCCTGGGTCGGAGATATGCATACAGGGCTTGATTGGACCAAGGGCTGCATTGCCGTAACGGACGAGGAGATAGAGGAAATCGCCAAGCTGGCGTCGAACGGGACGGTGGTCGAGATAAAGCCTTAGAGGTGAGCATTACTCCCGAACTGCATCCCTCCTCATCTTGCGAATTGGATTTATGCCACTGAGTCCAGATCTGGGGGGTGAAGATGAATCAAGGTGAAGGTCGTTTTTTATGCCAGGTGGCGTTGTAGGGCTCTCCTCAGGTCAGACAGGTTGTACGGCTTCTGAATAAAGGTCGTAAGTTCTTCATCGACTATCTGCTGCATTACTTCCTGTCCGTCATACCCGCTGGTCATTATCACTTTCTGGGTTGGATTCAGTTTTCGCAACTCGCGCAGGCACTCCTCGCCGTCCATGTTTGGCATTGTGAGATCGAGAAGAACGATGCTGATCTCATCTGGAGAATAGAGTTTAAGCGCCTGCTCTCCGTCTTCGGCGACTACCACATGAAACCCCAGCTCGACAAGCATTTCCGTTGCTACACTTCTCACAGTCACCTCGTCTTCCACCAAAAGGATTGTTCCCTCTCCTTTCCAGTGCAGAGGGCTTTCGTTCAGTCTGCTTTCTTTCCCTGAATGACCGGATTGCGGCAGGATTACCCTGAAGGTGCTTCCCTTACCCATCTCGCTGTCGACCAAGATTGCTCCTTTGTGGCTTCGTACGATACCCAGGACAGCCGCCATACCCAATCCGCGGCCTGTAAACTTGGTCGTGAAGAACGGGTCGAACAGTTTGGCAACAACTTCTTCACTCATACCGCAGCCGGTGTCCGAAACCTCTATGAACACGCACTCCCCCTCCGGAAGCTGCTCCCCCGGCACCTGATTTTTATGAGAAGCCTCGGAACAATTCATGGTTCCGGTTCTAATGGCGATGAATCCGCCTTCTTCGCCTATTGCCTCAGACGCATTGATCACGAGGTTCATGATTACCTGCCTGATCTGTGTAGCGTCCACCGTGACCTGGGGAAGGGGCTGGTGCAGCTTGCAGCGCAGTTTTGTCTTCTTGGTTATGGAGACTTCGAGGATGTTCATCATTTCCTCGACTATACTGTTAATGTCCACATCTTCGATTACGAACCGCCCTTTACCCGAGTAGGCAAGCATCTGGCGGCAGAGGTCGGCTGCTCTGGCAGCAGCCTTCTGAGTTCTTTGCAGGCATTCGTTAGCGGGCGAGTCAGAGGGGAGTCGTTTCTGAGCCAGCTCGGCATTCGCAATGATCGCCGTCAAAATATTGTTGAAGTCGTGTGCAATTCCTCCCGCCAGGACGCCGAGACTTTCAAGCTTCTGGGCATGAAGGATCTGCATCTCAAGTTTCAGCCGCTCTTCCTCCGACTTTTTCCGGTGAGTGATGTCGGTTGCCGACCAGACGACCGTGGTGGGAGACAGGGGAGACACGTTTGCAGCATGCCAGACCTCCCTTCCCTCAAAAGGCAGCGGGTAGTCGACCGATACAAGACCGCCGGACGAAAGGCAATTCCTGATTGTGGACAGAAACAGTTCCGCTTTTTCCGGAGGCAGCACCTCAGCAAGCATCTTTCCGGACATTTCCTTTACGGAGGATGATAGTTCAGAGCTCGTAGGCGCAACTTCGAGGATGCACCCATTCTCATCGAGGATCAGAAGTATGTCGGTCAGGGATGAGAAGATAGACCGAAGCTTATTTTCAGATGCTTTGAGCGCCTCCTCTGCAATGACTCGTTCCGTTATTTCAGACTGGAGCCTCTCGTTCGCCTCCGTAAGCTCGATTGTCCTGTCGTCCACCATCTTCTGGAGAACTATCGGCTGCCGTACTAGCCACCACACCGCGAGGGCAGCAAATGTACTCAGAAGAAGCACGGCGAGAGCTTCCACCAAAATGAGGTGAAGCGAGAACCATCCACCTGCGGGTTCGACCGATAAAATCCACTGGCCATTTGGAACCTGGATTACCTGGCTGACTGGGTTCTTCAGGGTTCCGCCAGTTGAAGAGAAAACATCCTTTTCTCCCGTGTCAGGATGTATGCGGTATAGCTCGTAGCTGCATCCTTTTTCGGAGAGCCGCTGTATCCTGGCTTCTCTCAAAAAGTCCTCGGCTTTCATCAGGACGGCACTGAATCCCCAGAAGTATTCCGACCCGCTGTGGTCCCTTAGGAATATGGGTAAGCGTCCGACGGCGCCTTTCCCCCCCTGCACGAGCTCGAACGGACCCGCGAGGGTGAGTGCCCGTGTGTGCAGCGCAAGCAGGGCTTCTTTGTTGCGTCGTGTGTCTTCTAGGACATTATGCCCTATGGCCTTTTCGTTTCCGTTCAGGGGAACGATGTCGGAAATTATGCCGTTTGGAGCGATCTGGAGGCTGCTGATGCTGCGGTATACCGCAAGGATGTCTCTCCCAAGCTGCTTAAAGTTGGGGATCTTGCCGTTGCTCTGGCGGATTACCGCGGCGAGGGTATAGGTGGTGGAAAGAGAATGGTAAAGGTAGTCTCGAATGTCGCCGGAAACC from Geobacter sp. DSM 9736 includes the following:
- a CDS encoding FxsA family protein, with translation MLTRLFIVFAVVPVVELYVLIKIGKVIGAWETVAILLAVSFVGAWLVKHQGFAIISRIQAELAFGRLPAAELLEGFLILVGGILLLTPGFLTDLLGIFCILPAGRHILKRNLRRWLEQRLDRGALVIRRY
- a CDS encoding ATP-dependent DNA helicase; translation: MAFIEVVLPLRTFAVPSPRRGSIEPHSGYGRSAAEGQEIHARIQRERKRLDCLYQAEVAVTASFERRGYSFRIEGRMDGIFRHDPPKIEEIKSSFNIRELRRRLEDDPMSHPYGLQLLSYGYFHWRENKVLPTLSFHLVSSRSAESYDLELSLDISHYESWLDRRLDELLAETQQAEKRAARRRKTAAGLEFPFGHARPGQIELMQEIEMGMMKAKPMLIQAPTGLGKTVGVLHPVLREALSRGHNVIYVTPKNSQHSVAEDAISRFHQTGSRVKALTITAKGKICFKNEPLCNPEYCEYARDYYTKFHEQGIAALLSKKRRLKARIFRQIGERYEVCPFELQIEVVREADVVICDYNYVFGSRSALWRGAEIRIDNTGKPNLIIDEAHNLPSRAMESYSPALSSVVLEKMRSELGRLPPRLRHETESVLDGCIETIRSCGEGRGAAPTVIDPPVRLFTEQDARLRMLLSRYLESDTEIGRQDPVLQLALYWSEFTEALDYAADTERKEFFTTFYPHGPGGTVKITCCDPSQMLRERYRDYRQVVAFSATLKPFEYYMRLSGLDTETTNTAEFLSPFPKDRRKLLIIPQVSTKYSLRERNYAKIAQAVQRITALRRGNYLVFLPSFDFLERVAALFKPATGFTVARQGRSMKPQEIQTILEQLKGEIPTIVFAVQGGSFSEGIDYPGEMAIGAFVVGPPLPNYDLEREQMREYYERTYGAGFDYAYTIPAMAKAVQAAGRIIRSETDRGLIILMDRRFTEATYAGSMPADWYDSKVTELVSEKILADVADFWKDVGGSE
- a CDS encoding response regulator, with the translated sequence MSKFRLIKSTAPIVGSFVIVMLVLGTSVWVLESNRRDKRRAAVADMTNQVSGDIRDYLYHSLSTTYTLAAVIRQSNGKIPNFKQLGRDILAVYRSISSLQIAPNGIISDIVPLNGNEKAIGHNVLEDTRRNKEALLALHTRALTLAGPFELVQGGKGAVGRLPIFLRDHSGSEYFWGFSAVLMKAEDFLREARIQRLSEKGCSYELYRIHPDTGEKDVFSSTGGTLKNPVSQVIQVPNGQWILSVEPAGGWFSLHLILVEALAVLLLSTFAALAVWWLVRQPIVLQKMVDDRTIELTEANERLQSEITERVIAEEALKASENKLRSIFSSLTDILLILDENGCILEVAPTSSELSSSVKEMSGKMLAEVLPPEKAELFLSTIRNCLSSGGLVSVDYPLPFEGREVWHAANVSPLSPTTVVWSATDITHRKKSEEERLKLEMQILHAQKLESLGVLAGGIAHDFNNILTAIIANAELAQKRLPSDSPANECLQRTQKAAARAADLCRQMLAYSGKGRFVIEDVDINSIVEEMMNILEVSITKKTKLRCKLHQPLPQVTVDATQIRQVIMNLVINASEAIGEEGGFIAIRTGTMNCSEASHKNQVPGEQLPEGECVFIEVSDTGCGMSEEVVAKLFDPFFTTKFTGRGLGMAAVLGIVRSHKGAILVDSEMGKGSTFRVILPQSGHSGKESRLNESPLHWKGEGTILLVEDEVTVRSVATEMLVELGFHVVVAEDGEQALKLYSPDEISIVLLDLTMPNMDGEECLRELRKLNPTQKVIMTSGYDGQEVMQQIVDEELTTFIQKPYNLSDLRRALQRHLA
- a CDS encoding Lpp/OprI family alanine-zipper lipoprotein, with the protein product MKKCLLVISMLLVLAAMTGCATSRELERVQAQEQLIDAKAERALQDAQAAKAAADAAKLQADAAVARADDVVKLAEERERIAAEKERVAAEKERVAEEKAAKAEAAFRKSMQK
- a CDS encoding L,D-transpeptidase family protein, with translation MRRTVELSSLNRVYLQVLIMLFLFLNGCAVTSSVKEQISFVPTYPESAIERNRFSVEKGDDLIGRLAIMRVEKGDTLPDIARHFSLGINAISAANPGVDVWVPEAGERIILPLSFILPNAPRKGIVVNLASMRLFQYKGNGAVSTYPAGVGTRERPTPTGQMHVKRKVSRPTWYVPASIAEDYRKKGDPLPAEVPPGPMNPLGECALYLSKSSYLIHGTNKPASIGLKATNGCLRLYPENVKTLYDETPLNTPVVIVNQPYLIGQRGGVLYMEAHAPLEDSGASELDKIFSKLRELEKKTGQTLDWKKVNEVKAEARGIPVPILNLNGASETEAETIEIKHPEKLYGSPEIPELKLEGWYVLAADVRDEIEARRTAAIINHQGPPIPARVLSKSNGYRVLAGPFNDMNGAKDAMKRLKIDLGIEGILVEPVSSL
- a CDS encoding L,D-transpeptidase family protein; its protein translation is MALVFLSGCSRLQTKPLFQEANDLFSKGSYQASLDKYGEISRKDPAAGDRVLFEMGMIHAHPKNERKDYQRAFECFEKIVMDYPESGYRKDSEMMMFYINTVTVRDKTIAEQEKFIASQQARIEALQQELKRKKIEAENEIQKLREDIKALEQKRLAFILANGSADRIQIEKKERRLTLYSKGEVIKAYRIALGGNPNGPKERQGDNKTPEGTYYIASRNRDSQYHLSLHISYPNETDKKRAKELGVSPGGNIMIHGIKKGFSWVGDMHTGLDWTKGCIAVTDEEIEEIAKLASNGTVVEIKP